Part of the Methylorubrum populi genome is shown below.
GCAAAAGGATCTTCCCCACCGAAGGATGCCCGCGATGGCCAGCGTCGATGTCGAGATGGTGAAGTGCGCCTGCCCGGACTGCGTCTGCGTCGTCTCCCTGTCCAAGGCGGTGACGCGGGA
Proteins encoded:
- a CDS encoding metallothionein yields the protein MASVDVEMVKCACPDCVCVVSLSKAVTRDDKAFCCDECADGHPDHAGCDHAGCTCHG